The Bacillota bacterium sequence ATCTCATCCAGCTTCAGAACTTTCCCTGCTGATTTAACTTTGTCGTTGATGACCAGTGCAGGAGTCATCATCACATCATACTCCATGATCTCATTCATTTTTGTTACCTTCTGCACATCAGCTGCAACATTTAATTCTGCCAGAGCATTTATTGTTTCTCTTTCCAGAGCCTGACATTTACTGCATCCTGTCCCCAATAT is a genomic window containing:
- a CDS encoding thioredoxin family protein, with the translated sequence MIIKILGTGCSKCQALERETINALAELNVAADVQKVTKMNEIMEYDVMMTPALVINDKVKSAGKVLKLDEMKEFIMQEL